ATCGTTTGCACGATTGGGAGACGAAGGAGAAACGCAACTGGTATCGGCTGCGCGCGCTTCTGGTGTCGGCCGATGGCTCTACCTGGTATCACGCCACCGCTATGGTCAGTGAGCTGGAGCTCGCCGAGATCGAGAAAGATTTTAAGCGTCTGCTAGAATCCCTCCGCATCAAGCTCGAAGGCAATGCCGCGAATGAGGTAAGAGCTGCGGCGGAAGCTGAGACGGCAGCCGTCGTTGAAAAACTGAAGAACAGCATGGGGAAGGTGTCAGCCATTGCCATCCAGCAAAGCCAGGAAGAACGGCGCCTCGAAAATGCAGCCGCCGCGATGGCCCCCGTGGCACGTATCGAGGAGCGCTTCAACGCGGCGGTGGCTGACGCTGGGTTGCAGGATAAGAGTGACGCTCTGCGACGGATCGTCATGCCGACGGTTGCCATGGTTGAATGCGATACCGCCGACCGCGAAATCACTGGCCTCAGCCGCATCGGCGGAGGCCCTGACCTGCCCATCGACACGGATTGGCCGCGCGACGACAACGGCTTACACCTCAATTATCTTGCCCAGATCAATCTTGCTGACTTGCCTGATCGGCCGGAAGAACTACCGGCATCCGGGTTGATCTCCTTCTTCACGGGAACGGACTACACGGATTGGCGCGTCCTCTATACACCATCGGACGCAACTCTCACGCCCCATACAGTTTCGGAAGACGCGATGGACACGGCAATCTCTGTATCGCAGATGATAGTCTGGGATAGCGATCTCAAGCGGTTTGTACCGAACGGACAGGCTGTCGACGGACTATCGGTCAGCACGGACGAGGCCGGTCGCTTGACATTCAGCCGTGACGGGGTACCCGTCACGGCTTTCGCCTCCGAATACGAGTTCAGCCGCTCGGCGCAGACGCTGCGCTTCGAACGCTCGCTTAGCGCTCCTTTCGGCCAGCGTGGCCCCAACAACAACCCGAGGGCGTATGCTGATATTGGGATCGAAGACCCGTCGGATTTTTCTATCGCGGTCAGCGAGCGTTTTAAAATTGGAGATGGACCGCAGCACCAGATGTTCGGAATAACCGGCGTGCGTGATCTCGCCGCAATCCAGCAGATGGCTGCGAAACATGCAGCACAAAACGGCTGGTCCGATATATCCGCACCAGATGGCTGGTTCATTCTGGTCAAGCTCGCATCCGGAGGCGAAGCGGATTTCAGCTTCAGTGATCACGGAGACTACGTTTTTATGATCAATCAAAATGACGCCGCTCGAGCGGACTTCTCGCGGGTCTACGCCTTTGTCGACTCTGGTTGAGTAAGAGATCACGACATGACGCCATGGCTTCACTTACAATCGCAACATGGAAACGACAGGTCGAACGTCGGTTGCGCGCCAATTGCGCCAATAGCCGTCATGGCGCTGATGCGCCAACACCGGACATTGAATTCGGGTTCACTCAGCACGATCGACGGCAGACCGGGTTCTACGTATGATCCCTCGCATGTTCCTTTTAAACGGGAGACAACCGATCCATGAGCCAAATCGACAACGCCATAGAAGTTTTAAAGGAAAAGTGCGGCTTTCAAATCGTGTCAGGCACAACTTGGAATGACGGGGATTTCAGTCGCTTCAAAGAGCTCACAGGTTTTTCGATCCCGAACCAATTGGCGGATGTGCTGAGACGATATGGTCAATCCGGGACGGAATATAACGACTACTTTCTTGTCGAGGACCGTGACGGTGGTCGGGTCGTGCACGACGTTCAAGTTCTCATATCGACTTTCGATATCATCGTGGAGCGCCATGAAACCTTTATTTCTCAGTCCGTCTGGGAGGACCAATTTACGCTGCCGATGGTTTTTTTTGGTTCTGCCGATTCAGGGCATTCTTATCTTCTTGCCGACGGGATCAATTCTGAAAACAATGCTGTCTACTTCTGGCAGCGCGCCACCGATCCCTTTGAGACGGGTAATAACTCCAAGGGGATCATAAGGTTGGCCGATAGCCTTAGAGATTTTTTTCTTTCCCTGACTGGGCTTGAAAACCTCGAAAAGGATTGATGGACGAAGTAATGACCGCAGTGGGGCAACAGCGGTGATGCGGCAATGGCGACATATAGGAAGCGTGCACTCTTAGGATTCCCAAATCACGGTCGTTCTGATTTATTGCTGCTCTTCGAAGGGAGTGATGGAATCGCCATATGAACGAATATCAGGCCAGACTTGCTTCGATCGTGGAAGACTTCGGTGTTCCCAATGGCGGAGAACCGGTCGACATTGAGCGCTATAGAGGCCAAGTCCCAGACGCTGTGATCGAGTTTTGGGAGCATTACGGCACCGGGATCGTATTGGATGGATATTTTCAGTTTTGCGATCCCGCTCGATTTGCTTCGATCATGAAGGTTGTTTTCGATGGCGATAACGAGATCAGACCCGAACAGACGCATGCCCTCGGCTTTGGCGCGTTTGGAACGATCGTCGCATGGAATGAAGTGTATCAGGACGTCGTCATCAACCTCGTGAACAGCCAGGCGTCGTGCCCTGCTCTTGTGAGCGGCAAGACCTTCGATCCCGATGTGGCCGTCACCAGCCAATTGATGATGATCGACGATCCTACCCTCGATGAATATGATGCAAGGGTAAAAAAGCTGTTCAAACCGGCATGTGCCAAGCTGGGAAAGCTCGACGTTGGGCAGGTCTATGGTTTCCAACCGATTTTGGCGCTTGGCGGCGACAGAGCCCTGGAAAGTCTCGCGATCTACGACGCGTTGCCGCATATGGCGATCCTGGCGCAGGCGCATGAAATGCAGTTGATGGACAATGCCGCTTTTCCGCCTCGGCCGGTGCGCGTGATTGGTTCATGAGCTCGGCCCAATGAACGCATCGGGGGCGACCATCGCCTCGCTCATCGAGACCTGCAAGCTCAATGCCCTTGATCCGCTGGCTTATCTGACCGACACGCTCACCGCCATCGTCAACGGCCACAAGCAGAGCCGTATTGATGAGTTGCTGCCATGGGGCTGCAGGGATCAGTCATACGCTCCGAAGACCTCAGTCGGCACTTAGCCGTCATTGGGTCACAATGTGCAGCTCCTATTGTGCGATGATAGCGGGCGGAGCCGGAGCGATGGCCACATACTTAAAGTCGTATATTTTCGTTTTTTGGGCAATGGCGTGCGTTGCCCAGTCAACGACTAGCGCTTCCGCTCAAATTGCTGCATCCGATGAGCGGCGTATCCAAGTCGCTGTCATGTTGGATGGACTGGCAGAGCCCATCGTCGGTGAAGCCCATTGCCGGGTCGATAAAAGGTGCGAGATCATTTCTGCTTTAGGATCAGGCGTCAAAGTGAATGTTAACTGGCGTCGCCGGGGGACAGTCGAATCGGCAGATTTGACTATTCAGTGCCCAAAGGGGTGCTCGTTCACATCGGGTCTGTCGAAGGTCACTTTCCAGAGCGAACGAAAATTCGATATTTTTCGCGGCGCAGAGAACCTCGTTGAGATAAAGCCGGTGTTAAGGCCCAGGATCAAAATTGGGCAAATTTTTCTGATCGTCGAATAAGCTCACTGATCGCTGCAATTGACGCATTGTTGCCATATGCCTGGCAGCAGAAGTCGTTCGAAACGGCAAAACGTGTCGTGGTCAAGGTGCCCGGCAAACAGCGCTTACCCTTATCACCACCTACAGCGATGAATTCTTCGCCCTTGTGGCAATCTCCATTCGTCACGACGGTGGTGGCACGTTTTCGGTTCAGCTTTCTGGCACCTCTCAGTTCGACACTGCCTTTGATACAGCCTTCAGTGCTCCCCTGACCGTCAAGCTGATCGGATACCGCAACTCTGCGACCCAAGAGGATCTTTTGGGCTGGTTCGACCGCTTTCTCAAAAAAGACGACTTCACTTTCACGCCGCTGCAACGAGTTGAAGACCTCTATCTCGATGGTGTGGTCAAATAACCGCCGTGCCAATCGTCCTTAGGCGTCAATTTTCGAAAGCGCACCCACGATCACAGTTATTGGTATGCGGCGCGGTTCTCATCGTAACTGGACACCCAATGGACCCAGACAGAGACTCCCCTGGCCTTCAACGCTTCCATCACCTGTCGATTGGGATGCCCCGGCGTCGTGACATCTGCGTAAAGCTGGTCGTCGAGGACACGGACGCTTCGTAGACTGGGCATGTCGAGCAGAGCCGGGATGTTCTCTAACGCAATCCCTGCATCGATGGTCTCGATCTTGAATGGCGGCAGGAGGTCACGAAGGTCCACAGTCCCGATCATCGACGTTAGATCAAGACTCTTGATGTTCGGGCAGTGCTTGATCCCGGCAAGGCTGTTGATGTCAAAGATATCGTCCTCTCCATCCCAGAAGAACCAGACATATCGATAGATGGAACTGCCTCCATCCAGAACAAGCTCGTCGATCTCATTCAAAAGGTCGGTCGAGAGAGGGTAGCGATCCAGGTAGGCTCGAACTGCGGGAATGGGCTTGTAGCCTTCGTTCTCAAGATCGACGGGCCGCCCAAGAACATGCTCGGCAAGCTGTTGTGGAGTCCCGAGATCGATCAGTTGTTTGTCAATGAGGCTGGATAGGATCGCAAGCTTTAGATTAGGATCACGGAACGGCGCACCCGAGATATCTCCAGGCGCAGGGTAGCGTGATGCAATAGCCATCCGCGACCATCCGAGAGTTGCGAAAATACCTCCCCCGGCCACGAAATCACGTCGTTTCAGCATAAGTGTGCCATATCTCCATGAAATTGAGCCGTT
This sequence is a window from Agrobacterium tumefaciens. Protein-coding genes within it:
- a CDS encoding DUF1963 domain-containing protein translates to MKLVETPEFSVEANPMFENTRVLAGSIGLRRHPETAFSPQMSVWSAKRERKSPEKWLSDRLKDDGGKIIGREAVTFAGMPGEMSKVKDRLHDWETKEKRNWYRLRALLVSADGSTWYHATAMVSELELAEIEKDFKRLLESLRIKLEGNAANEVRAAAEAETAAVVEKLKNSMGKVSAIAIQQSQEERRLENAAAAMAPVARIEERFNAAVADAGLQDKSDALRRIVMPTVAMVECDTADREITGLSRIGGGPDLPIDTDWPRDDNGLHLNYLAQINLADLPDRPEELPASGLISFFTGTDYTDWRVLYTPSDATLTPHTVSEDAMDTAISVSQMIVWDSDLKRFVPNGQAVDGLSVSTDEAGRLTFSRDGVPVTAFASEYEFSRSAQTLRFERSLSAPFGQRGPNNNPRAYADIGIEDPSDFSIAVSERFKIGDGPQHQMFGITGVRDLAAIQQMAAKHAAQNGWSDISAPDGWFILVKLASGGEADFSFSDHGDYVFMINQNDAARADFSRVYAFVDSG
- a CDS encoding GAD-like domain-containing protein → MNEYQARLASIVEDFGVPNGGEPVDIERYRGQVPDAVIEFWEHYGTGIVLDGYFQFCDPARFASIMKVVFDGDNEIRPEQTHALGFGAFGTIVAWNEVYQDVVINLVNSQASCPALVSGKTFDPDVAVTSQLMMIDDPTLDEYDARVKKLFKPACAKLGKLDVGQVYGFQPILALGGDRALESLAIYDALPHMAILAQAHEMQLMDNAAFPPRPVRVIGS
- a CDS encoding DUF6892 domain-containing protein, whose translation is MAIASRYPAPGDISGAPFRDPNLKLAILSSLIDKQLIDLGTPQQLAEHVLGRPVDLENEGYKPIPAVRAYLDRYPLSTDLLNEIDELVLDGGSSIYRYVWFFWDGEDDIFDINSLAGIKHCPNIKSLDLTSMIGTVDLRDLLPPFKIETIDAGIALENIPALLDMPSLRSVRVLDDQLYADVTTPGHPNRQVMEALKARGVSVWVHWVSSYDENRAAYQ
- a CDS encoding SMI1/KNR4 family protein → MSQIDNAIEVLKEKCGFQIVSGTTWNDGDFSRFKELTGFSIPNQLADVLRRYGQSGTEYNDYFLVEDRDGGRVVHDVQVLISTFDIIVERHETFISQSVWEDQFTLPMVFFGSADSGHSYLLADGINSENNAVYFWQRATDPFETGNNSKGIIRLADSLRDFFLSLTGLENLEKD